A genomic stretch from Chitinophaga agri includes:
- a CDS encoding DUF4132 domain-containing protein — protein sequence MNVKTFLESRIIPDYEKGLIETLTSVYNGTVSHPLLTRNMAEFALVIARRLEGHTVPNNNLYYEIPVGSNTYNRLIALLPEKEWEDEEAFNLLRFLFGEEHAVYVKHAWSKFRYQIYQTGSYRRSFRSPEKREMYLIHQLHFLKGVIFQSYLFGYDTQYTFTCYHLSLPEQIICDHEHGTPYMYHIWAAALDLGNNEVFTTLENIIYNKEPVGKVSRNIIKALLLSDKPEAWELVAKLLLAAQRQEGLRQAVLEELDETSTGALKYMLKVIIDNKLTRFSAVVRALDVWAGLNWEAEKESAVKSFVEKAYTYLSDPSLIPAAIKSDNNADVYMALWAQGVYDIEKTLPYLLELMKGTDVEKRWLAQQFVNETRHPAVDMPVLFAGIEDEHLAVNGLAVRIIERRVTFRSNYYDRNYPQLFDKLHAILQRSSVKEKAFANKPFHWMNGTYKRSEVLEAMLPLIKERSERLDTVMSYFDDMELPVKSTLTRIILPGYTDYNWDERKEVKPVTGFQRTYCMRIIKERGEFLQTSAMRALTKIVLVAEEAVVLKELLKRKSSAMRSQIIGILMRQPDAILSGQLEDLLNGDGEQRLAGLDIAIQLQQQQRLQSVITPLLETFRSRKSIPQKEAILLEQLSADKQVVVYDNTNGYGLYDPAAITPVIAPARDPEDYYNRCLAEGPYGFTLPEAAIREGLKELYALFMEHADYEYEVAYYNNTREKVLLGNTMRSTMQTFDDALSPEERYATYPLSGLWKEWYEKSGFTARDLFILSDVTVQADYESFTGVAIIARPHIPELNDYLPEGMTNAHRYNWSNPLLQILKALAIIYPFTEREAYLLGAAANLFAIYPEEVLKHKSVEAYRYYACGDGWQDNSLLNWYLNRLSVRRLKDEEVARCWQLYNWRQFSGLPENIRYSHPPLDIFCRAFQQGLISESEMYRGILDGDNVRVLSSRKEAKDEEGYFVRYPFLQPMFNRVREHLLDIELKRGDTATSVTDFAKEIQSLEGTQRFADILAGLGKTTLHKGYIYSSESENKQQLFSTMLKRCFPLATDTDEQFAAAMDRIKVTETRLLEAAVYAPQWQKLVSKYLGWKGLDAAIWWMHAHTKTSAYAEQTAEAESEIARYSSVDVQDFKDGAVDKDWFLQAYKEIGTERWQKVYDAAKYISDGNGHRRARLYADVMTGSLKIREVTEKVRDKRDQDYLRMYGLIPLHKTNKEKDILDRYEYIQQFKKESKQFGAQKQASEATAIRIAMENLARNAGYADPQRLTWAMETKQVQTILSKETQVQYDDVLIGLIIDEDGEADVVAFKNDRKLASIPAKYKKDTKVLELLEFKKTLKEQFRRSRKALEDAMVKGDAFDGAELINLFTHPVIARHLEKLVFITDKGHGFWTDGTLVPCKGKAVKISADDQIRIAHCIDLQQTVSWSGYQQYCFEKQIQQPFKQVFRELYLPMEEEMQEKAVSRRYAGHQVQPSKTVALLKTRGWKVDYEEGLQKVFHQQGFMVKMYAQANWFSPAEVESPVLETVIFHHIRTGQPVAFKDIDPRIFSEVMRDIDLVVSVAHAGGVDPEASHSTIEMRTVLLNETLRLFKLDNVTVSGHHAKIAGQYGNYSVHLGSAVVHQMPGRYLSILPVHSQQRGRLFLPFADDDPKSAELISKVLLLARDKEIQDPTILRQLEFSA from the coding sequence ATGAACGTGAAAACATTCCTCGAATCGAGGATTATCCCTGATTATGAGAAAGGACTTATCGAAACCCTTACCTCCGTTTATAACGGAACCGTCAGCCATCCACTACTGACCAGGAACATGGCGGAATTTGCATTGGTAATTGCACGCCGGTTAGAAGGACATACTGTTCCTAATAACAATCTTTATTATGAAATCCCTGTTGGCAGTAATACCTATAACAGGTTGATAGCATTGTTGCCGGAGAAAGAGTGGGAAGATGAGGAAGCATTTAACCTGTTACGCTTCCTCTTTGGTGAGGAGCATGCGGTCTACGTAAAACACGCCTGGTCGAAGTTCCGCTACCAGATATACCAGACCGGCAGCTACCGTCGTTCATTCCGTTCACCGGAAAAAAGAGAGATGTACCTCATCCATCAGCTGCATTTCCTGAAAGGCGTAATTTTTCAGTCCTACCTGTTCGGATATGATACACAGTACACTTTCACGTGCTATCATCTCAGCCTCCCGGAGCAGATCATCTGCGATCATGAGCATGGAACTCCCTATATGTACCATATCTGGGCAGCCGCACTGGATCTGGGTAACAACGAGGTATTCACTACGCTGGAGAATATCATCTACAATAAAGAACCAGTGGGTAAAGTCAGCCGGAACATTATTAAAGCGCTGCTGCTGAGTGATAAGCCCGAAGCCTGGGAGCTGGTGGCTAAGCTGTTGCTGGCGGCGCAAAGACAGGAAGGGCTCCGGCAGGCGGTATTGGAAGAGCTGGATGAAACGAGTACAGGAGCTTTGAAATATATGCTCAAAGTCATCATAGATAATAAACTGACCAGGTTCTCTGCTGTTGTCAGGGCATTGGATGTATGGGCTGGCCTGAACTGGGAGGCAGAGAAAGAATCCGCAGTAAAAAGCTTCGTGGAGAAAGCTTATACCTATCTCTCCGATCCGTCACTGATCCCAGCAGCTATCAAAAGTGATAATAACGCGGACGTATATATGGCCCTTTGGGCACAGGGTGTTTACGATATTGAGAAGACACTACCTTATTTGCTGGAACTGATGAAGGGAACGGATGTAGAGAAGCGGTGGCTTGCACAACAGTTTGTGAATGAGACGCGGCATCCTGCAGTAGATATGCCGGTGTTGTTTGCAGGTATTGAGGATGAGCACCTGGCAGTAAATGGCCTGGCAGTGAGGATCATAGAAAGGCGTGTCACTTTTAGGTCTAATTATTACGACAGGAATTATCCGCAGTTGTTCGATAAACTGCATGCCATACTACAACGTTCGTCTGTAAAAGAGAAGGCATTTGCCAATAAGCCCTTCCACTGGATGAATGGTACCTATAAACGAAGCGAAGTACTGGAAGCCATGCTGCCGCTGATAAAGGAAAGGTCGGAACGATTAGATACGGTGATGTCTTACTTCGATGATATGGAGCTTCCTGTGAAGTCCACGCTGACCAGAATTATCCTGCCGGGCTACACGGATTACAACTGGGATGAACGCAAGGAGGTAAAGCCTGTTACCGGTTTCCAGCGCACTTACTGCATGCGTATCATTAAAGAAAGAGGAGAGTTCCTGCAGACCTCCGCGATGAGGGCATTGACGAAAATAGTGCTGGTAGCAGAAGAAGCGGTCGTGCTCAAAGAGCTGTTAAAGCGTAAAAGCAGCGCGATGCGTAGCCAGATCATCGGTATCCTGATGCGACAACCTGATGCGATACTTTCAGGTCAGCTGGAAGACCTGCTGAACGGCGATGGTGAACAGCGGCTCGCGGGTCTGGATATCGCTATACAGCTTCAGCAGCAGCAGCGTTTACAGTCTGTGATCACCCCATTGCTGGAGACTTTCAGAAGCAGAAAGAGCATTCCGCAGAAGGAAGCGATCCTTCTGGAACAATTATCAGCCGATAAGCAGGTAGTGGTCTATGATAATACTAACGGATACGGATTATATGATCCGGCTGCGATAACGCCTGTCATTGCTCCGGCAAGAGATCCGGAGGATTATTACAACAGGTGCCTTGCTGAGGGACCATATGGTTTTACATTGCCGGAGGCCGCTATCAGAGAAGGTCTGAAGGAGCTGTATGCCTTGTTCATGGAACATGCAGACTATGAATACGAAGTAGCATATTACAACAATACACGGGAGAAGGTACTGCTGGGTAATACCATGCGAAGCACCATGCAAACCTTCGATGATGCTTTGTCGCCCGAAGAGCGCTATGCTACTTATCCGTTGTCTGGGTTATGGAAGGAATGGTATGAAAAGTCCGGTTTTACAGCAAGAGACCTTTTTATACTGAGTGATGTGACGGTACAGGCTGACTACGAAAGTTTTACAGGTGTTGCTATAATCGCCAGGCCACATATACCAGAGCTGAATGACTATCTGCCTGAAGGGATGACCAATGCGCACAGGTATAACTGGAGTAATCCGCTGTTACAGATATTGAAGGCGCTGGCGATCATTTATCCTTTTACAGAAAGAGAAGCATATCTCCTGGGCGCAGCTGCCAACCTGTTCGCTATATATCCGGAAGAGGTACTGAAGCATAAGTCGGTAGAAGCCTATCGCTATTATGCCTGCGGCGATGGCTGGCAGGACAATAGTTTACTGAACTGGTATCTTAACAGGCTTTCTGTCCGGCGCCTGAAAGATGAGGAGGTGGCCCGTTGCTGGCAGTTATACAACTGGAGACAGTTCTCCGGCTTACCTGAGAATATCCGCTACAGCCACCCGCCACTGGATATCTTCTGCCGTGCATTTCAGCAGGGCCTGATCTCAGAAAGTGAGATGTACAGGGGGATACTGGATGGCGACAATGTGCGCGTGCTTTCCAGCAGGAAAGAGGCCAAAGATGAAGAAGGTTATTTCGTCAGATATCCTTTCCTGCAGCCGATGTTCAACCGCGTGCGTGAGCACCTGCTGGACATTGAGTTAAAACGTGGAGATACTGCGACCAGTGTGACTGACTTTGCGAAAGAGATACAAAGCCTGGAAGGTACGCAGCGGTTTGCAGATATACTCGCCGGCTTAGGAAAGACTACGTTGCACAAAGGATATATCTACTCATCTGAGAGCGAGAATAAACAGCAATTGTTCAGTACAATGCTGAAACGTTGTTTCCCACTGGCTACAGATACGGACGAACAGTTCGCAGCAGCGATGGATCGTATAAAAGTAACAGAGACGCGTTTGCTGGAGGCGGCAGTGTATGCGCCGCAATGGCAGAAACTGGTGAGTAAGTATCTTGGCTGGAAGGGGCTGGATGCAGCAATCTGGTGGATGCATGCACATACAAAAACATCTGCTTATGCAGAGCAGACAGCAGAAGCAGAGAGTGAGATTGCCCGTTATTCTTCTGTAGATGTACAGGACTTCAAAGACGGTGCGGTCGATAAGGACTGGTTTCTGCAGGCCTATAAGGAGATCGGAACGGAGCGTTGGCAGAAAGTTTACGATGCCGCGAAGTACATCAGTGATGGGAATGGTCACCGCAGAGCAAGATTATATGCGGATGTGATGACGGGTAGCCTGAAGATCAGGGAGGTGACAGAGAAGGTAAGGGACAAACGCGATCAGGACTACCTGCGTATGTATGGACTGATACCATTGCATAAGACCAATAAGGAAAAAGATATCCTGGACCGTTATGAATATATCCAGCAGTTCAAAAAGGAAAGTAAACAGTTTGGTGCACAGAAGCAAGCGAGTGAGGCAACGGCGATCCGTATTGCGATGGAGAACCTGGCGAGAAATGCCGGTTATGCTGATCCGCAGCGCCTGACATGGGCCATGGAAACCAAACAGGTACAAACGATCCTCTCTAAGGAGACACAGGTGCAGTATGATGATGTGCTGATCGGGTTGATCATAGACGAAGATGGAGAAGCGGATGTGGTAGCATTCAAAAATGACAGGAAGCTGGCAAGTATTCCGGCAAAATATAAAAAAGATACCAAGGTACTCGAACTCCTGGAGTTTAAAAAGACCCTGAAAGAGCAGTTCCGCCGTTCCCGCAAGGCACTGGAAGATGCGATGGTCAAGGGAGATGCATTTGACGGAGCGGAGCTGATCAATCTGTTTACACATCCGGTGATCGCGCGTCACCTGGAGAAACTGGTCTTTATTACAGATAAGGGACACGGTTTCTGGACAGACGGTACGCTGGTACCATGTAAAGGGAAGGCAGTCAAAATAAGTGCGGATGACCAGATCAGGATCGCGCACTGTATCGATCTGCAGCAGACGGTGAGTTGGAGTGGTTACCAGCAGTATTGTTTTGAAAAGCAGATACAGCAGCCATTTAAACAGGTATTCCGTGAGCTCTATCTGCCGATGGAGGAAGAAATGCAGGAAAAGGCCGTTTCCCGACGTTATGCCGGTCATCAGGTACAACCATCCAAGACGGTAGCGTTACTGAAAACAAGGGGCTGGAAAGTGGATTACGAAGAGGGTTTACAGAAGGTATTCCATCAGCAGGGCTTCATGGTGAAAATGTATGCGCAGGCGAACTGGTTCTCTCCGGCGGAAGTGGAAAGCCCGGTACTGGAAACTGTGATCTTCCATCATATCAGAACAGGGCAGCCTGTAGCGTTTAAAGATATCGATCCGCGTATTTTCAGTGAGGTGATGCGGGATATTGATCTGGTGGTGAGCGTCGCACACGCAGGGGGCGTAGATCCTGAAGCGAGTCATTCAACTATTGAAATGAGAACAGTACTGCTGAATGAAACACTGCGATTGTTCAAACTGGATAATGTCACGGTGAGTGGTCATCATGCAAAGATCGCTGGCCAGTATGGCAATTACAGCGTGCATCTGGGAAGTGCAGTGGTGCATCAGATGCCAGGCAGGTACCTGTCTATCTTACCGGTGCATTCACAGCAACGGGGCAGACTGTTCCTGCCTTTTGCAGATGATGATCCGAAGTCGGCTGAACTGATTTCCAAGGTGTTGTTACTGGCGAGGGACAAAGAGATCCAGGATCCGACCATTCTGCGGCAGCTGGAATTCTCAGCGTAA
- a CDS encoding winged helix-turn-helix domain-containing protein, whose product MEKAIKDILSNGLLKINGSLWMEGDGKRFFGPGPVELLELIQETGSMNQAAKRMKMSYKKAWELINNLNSMSATPLVITSTGGDNGGGSAISDEARQLIAYHRELRTRFSKFLEEETARLK is encoded by the coding sequence ATGGAAAAGGCAATCAAGGACATTCTCTCTAATGGGTTACTGAAAATAAACGGAAGTCTCTGGATGGAAGGCGACGGCAAACGTTTCTTCGGTCCCGGCCCCGTAGAACTCCTGGAACTGATCCAGGAAACAGGTTCTATGAACCAGGCAGCCAAGAGAATGAAAATGTCGTATAAAAAGGCCTGGGAGCTGATTAATAACCTGAATAGCATGTCGGCGACACCTCTGGTCATCACCAGCACAGGAGGCGATAATGGAGGCGGTTCCGCTATTTCCGATGAGGCCCGTCAGCTGATCGCCTATCATCGTGAACTCAGGACCAGGTTCAGTAAATTCCTGGAAGAAGAGACGGCAAGGCTAAAATAA
- a CDS encoding TonB-dependent receptor domain-containing protein, with translation MTRHLFIVCSLVSVGVQAQENPAPQKDTAIKILSEVTVSASRTRESLLRSPVSIQKVGEQYFRNAAAPSFYDALEHLQGVQLITPSLGFKVLNARGFANTTNVRFAQLVDGMDVQSPHIGGPIANALGPSELDVTNVEILPGVASALYGMNTINGLANITTKNPFTSEGLRIQQKTALTHAGDANSAVKAYTETSIRWAKVISPTLAFKINGTFNHGYDWIANDHRELNGEANASTGLLGNDNPAQDPLSSYGNESSDRKTISLGGRNYVVSRTGYDEKDVVDYQLQNTKADAGIYYELKPGMTLTYLYHMALLDNIYQRANRFRLADYLVQQHGLQFQSNSVQLKLYLNRENTGNSYNLRSMAENIDRTYKPDNQWYADYTAAFNTATGAGATIADAHRQGRIAADAGRPLPGTAAFNNSLHQLAQINNWDLGAALKVKASFIHAEGQVDLTQQLLSDLKEKAGLQILVGADHRTYIIEPDGNYFINPKAGKEYTNIRYAKTGGFVSVTKTLLNGDLKLGAIVRGDKNDYFDLMITPRFTAVYSPVTTQHFRASYQSGYRYPSIFEAYSNVNSGGVKRVGGLPAMSNGIFENAWLASSITSFQQAVLNDVNGGGLTQDQAIDKNRGLLKKNPYTYIRAEHVQSIEIGYKGIFGEGRCFIDAEAYFNRYKNFIAQANMNVPNTTVPDSIPYALYNKAKQSPYRMWTNSQTEVNNYGGSLGLTYSEHGYMANANVTFARLKMSDKEDGLEDGFNTPSWTVNMSLAKERIVNHVGAGISWKWQNGYYWQSFLVNGDVAAFSTLDAQASYTFDKIGCKVKLGASNLLNRYYYSFLGGPAIGGMYYLTMTYGIR, from the coding sequence ATGACCAGACATCTATTCATTGTGTGTAGCCTGGTGAGTGTGGGAGTGCAGGCGCAGGAAAATCCTGCTCCGCAAAAGGATACTGCTATTAAAATTTTATCAGAAGTAACGGTTTCGGCATCGCGTACGCGGGAAAGCCTGCTGCGGTCTCCGGTGAGTATACAGAAGGTCGGTGAACAGTACTTTCGTAACGCAGCCGCGCCTTCTTTCTACGACGCACTGGAGCACTTGCAGGGCGTGCAGCTGATCACCCCCAGTCTGGGATTTAAAGTGCTGAACGCACGTGGATTTGCCAATACGACAAATGTGCGCTTTGCTCAACTGGTTGATGGCATGGATGTACAATCGCCGCATATCGGCGGACCTATCGCCAACGCACTTGGTCCGTCTGAACTGGATGTCACTAACGTGGAAATATTGCCAGGTGTGGCGTCTGCCTTATATGGCATGAATACCATCAACGGACTGGCCAACATCACTACCAAAAATCCATTTACATCGGAAGGACTGCGTATCCAGCAGAAGACAGCCCTGACACATGCCGGAGATGCAAACAGCGCTGTGAAGGCCTATACGGAGACTAGTATCCGCTGGGCGAAGGTCATCAGTCCTACACTTGCGTTTAAGATCAATGGTACGTTCAACCACGGATACGACTGGATCGCCAATGATCACCGCGAACTGAATGGTGAGGCGAATGCCAGTACTGGTTTGCTGGGTAATGACAATCCGGCACAGGACCCGTTGAGCAGCTATGGCAATGAATCATCAGACAGAAAGACGATCTCCCTCGGTGGTCGTAACTATGTCGTATCACGGACCGGCTACGATGAGAAAGATGTAGTAGATTATCAACTGCAAAATACCAAGGCGGATGCCGGCATCTACTACGAACTGAAACCAGGTATGACGCTGACCTACCTCTATCATATGGCCCTGCTGGACAATATATACCAGCGCGCCAACCGCTTCCGGCTGGCAGACTATCTCGTACAGCAACACGGCTTGCAGTTTCAGTCGAACAGCGTGCAGCTGAAACTCTATCTGAACAGGGAAAACACAGGCAACTCCTACAATCTCCGGTCAATGGCAGAGAATATTGACCGTACCTATAAGCCCGATAATCAGTGGTACGCCGATTATACGGCTGCTTTCAATACCGCAACCGGCGCAGGCGCTACCATTGCCGATGCTCACAGACAGGGGAGGATCGCGGCTGATGCGGGCCGCCCCTTACCAGGAACGGCCGCATTTAATAACAGTCTGCACCAGCTGGCACAGATCAATAACTGGGATCTCGGTGCTGCCCTGAAAGTAAAGGCCAGCTTCATTCATGCAGAAGGACAGGTAGACCTTACACAGCAGCTGTTAAGTGATCTGAAAGAGAAAGCAGGCCTGCAGATACTGGTTGGCGCTGATCACCGTACCTATATCATTGAACCGGATGGTAACTATTTCATTAATCCGAAGGCCGGAAAGGAATATACCAATATCCGTTACGCGAAGACAGGTGGTTTTGTGTCTGTCACCAAAACGCTGCTGAACGGCGATCTGAAGCTGGGTGCCATTGTGAGAGGTGATAAGAATGACTATTTTGACCTGATGATCACACCGCGTTTTACAGCGGTGTATTCTCCTGTAACCACACAGCATTTCAGGGCATCGTACCAGAGCGGCTACCGTTATCCCAGCATCTTCGAAGCGTATTCTAATGTCAATAGCGGTGGCGTAAAACGTGTCGGTGGGTTACCAGCCATGTCTAACGGTATCTTTGAAAATGCATGGCTGGCATCTTCCATTACCTCCTTTCAACAGGCCGTCCTGAATGATGTAAACGGCGGCGGACTAACGCAGGACCAGGCCATCGATAAGAACAGGGGCCTGTTGAAAAAGAATCCTTATACCTACATCAGGGCGGAACATGTGCAATCAATAGAAATAGGGTATAAAGGGATTTTCGGAGAAGGGAGGTGCTTCATTGATGCAGAAGCTTACTTCAACAGGTATAAGAACTTTATAGCTCAGGCAAATATGAATGTGCCAAATACAACCGTACCGGATTCTATTCCATATGCCCTGTATAATAAAGCGAAGCAAAGTCCCTACAGGATGTGGACCAACTCTCAGACGGAAGTGAACAACTACGGTGGTAGCCTGGGTCTCACCTATAGTGAGCATGGCTATATGGCTAATGCAAATGTGACTTTCGCCAGACTGAAAATGTCTGATAAGGAAGACGGGCTGGAAGACGGTTTCAATACCCCTTCCTGGACGGTGAATATGTCATTGGCAAAGGAGCGTATTGTAAATCACGTAGGGGCGGGGATCTCCTGGAAATGGCAGAACGGCTATTACTGGCAGTCATTCCTGGTGAACGGCGATGTAGCTGCTTTTTCCACACTGGATGCACAGGCGAGCTACACATTTGATAAGATCGGCTGTAAAGTGAAACTGGGCGCCAGTAACCTCCTGAACAGGTACTATTATTCCTTTCTGGGAGGTCCGGCCATAGGAGGGATGTATTACCTGACAATGACGTACGGTATACGTTAA
- the moaA gene encoding GTP 3',8-cyclase MoaA, with the protein MIIDSYNRVHDYLRISLTDNCNLRCFYCMPEEDYDFTPASRLMQADEIATLAGIFTANGVRKIRLTGGEPLVRKDAAKIILSLSRLPVELTMTTNGARLHEFTDVLEEAGIRSLNISLDTLQQDKFTLITRRDIFPQVKRNIDLLLNKGIRVKVNMVVMKGLNDSEINDFVAWTKDTPVHVRFIEFMPFSGNRWTSNKVLSLHEILHGINAEYDFLPLKGGANDTAKGFIVPGHAGTFSVISTMTEPFCSTCNRMRLTADGKLKNCLFSQGETDLLTALRNGEDVLPLIQQNIRSKAKELGGQFTGKLEDVHAELINNRSMITIGG; encoded by the coding sequence ATGATAATTGATTCGTATAACCGTGTGCATGATTACCTGCGGATTTCCCTGACAGATAATTGTAACCTGCGGTGTTTTTACTGCATGCCGGAAGAAGACTATGACTTCACGCCGGCTTCCCGGTTGATGCAGGCGGATGAAATAGCCACTTTAGCAGGGATATTCACTGCCAATGGCGTCCGTAAGATCAGACTGACCGGTGGCGAGCCACTGGTAAGAAAGGATGCTGCAAAGATCATCCTGTCACTTTCCCGGTTGCCTGTCGAACTGACCATGACGACCAATGGCGCCCGACTTCATGAATTTACAGACGTGCTGGAAGAAGCGGGTATCCGCTCGCTCAACATTAGCCTGGATACACTACAGCAGGATAAATTTACGCTCATCACCCGCAGGGATATTTTCCCGCAGGTGAAACGGAACATCGATCTGCTGCTCAATAAGGGTATTCGCGTGAAAGTGAACATGGTTGTAATGAAAGGGCTGAACGATAGCGAGATCAATGACTTCGTTGCCTGGACAAAAGATACCCCGGTACATGTCCGCTTTATTGAGTTCATGCCTTTCAGCGGTAACCGGTGGACGAGCAACAAGGTCCTGTCTTTACACGAGATCCTGCATGGCATCAACGCGGAATATGACTTCTTACCTTTGAAAGGAGGGGCAAATGATACGGCTAAAGGTTTTATCGTACCAGGCCACGCCGGCACCTTCTCCGTGATCAGTACCATGACCGAGCCTTTCTGCAGTACCTGCAACAGGATGCGTCTCACGGCGGATGGTAAACTCAAGAACTGTCTGTTCTCACAGGGAGAAACTGACCTGCTGACCGCCCTGAGAAATGGAGAAGATGTACTACCGCTTATACAGCAGAACATCCGCAGCAAAGCCAAAGAACTGGGTGGCCAGTTCACCGGCAAACTGGAAGATGTGCATGCAGAACTGATTAACAACAGGAGTATGATCACCATCGGTGGTTAA
- a CDS encoding YwbE family protein, whose translation MDGQYRKDIKPGMVVAIILKKDQRSGNLTYGIVKDILTSAPYHSRGIKVRLDDGQIGRVAAFGEDDDLLR comes from the coding sequence ATGGACGGCCAATACAGAAAAGACATAAAACCGGGAATGGTGGTAGCGATCATTCTTAAAAAAGACCAACGCAGTGGTAACCTGACGTATGGTATTGTAAAAGATATTCTTACATCGGCACCCTACCATTCCCGGGGTATAAAGGTCAGATTGGATGACGGCCAGATAGGCCGTGTAGCCGCCTTCGGCGAGGACGATGACCTGTTACGCTGA
- a CDS encoding nucleotidyltransferase family protein yields MEKYGVIILGAGNSSRLGQPKQLLMYQGKTLICKMAEEAIAAVGSPVVLVTGANAPLIMKKLCGFALEIIENDHWSAGMGSSISTGMKLIARHTDLAGVIIMVCDQPFVNAALLQQLIDQQTIAGKGIIACTYDNTAGTPVLFSNTYFDALAALEGQQGAKKILQQSTDDLALVPFPLGALDIDTAEDYQRLLTGQVVN; encoded by the coding sequence ATGGAAAAATACGGTGTTATCATTTTGGGAGCGGGAAATTCATCCCGGTTGGGACAGCCGAAACAATTACTGATGTACCAGGGCAAAACCCTGATCTGTAAGATGGCGGAAGAAGCAATTGCGGCAGTAGGCAGTCCGGTGGTATTGGTGACCGGCGCAAACGCGCCCCTGATCATGAAAAAGTTGTGCGGGTTCGCACTCGAGATAATAGAAAATGACCATTGGTCAGCAGGCATGGGATCATCTATCAGCACAGGCATGAAGCTGATAGCCCGTCATACAGATCTCGCCGGGGTGATCATCATGGTATGTGACCAGCCATTCGTGAATGCAGCTCTCCTGCAACAGCTGATCGATCAGCAGACGATCGCCGGAAAAGGCATCATCGCCTGCACATACGATAACACGGCTGGTACCCCCGTACTTTTCAGCAATACCTATTTCGATGCACTCGCTGCCCTTGAAGGACAGCAGGGCGCTAAAAAGATCCTGCAGCAATCCACCGATGATCTGGCGCTGGTGCCATTTCCGCTGGGTGCGCTGGATATTGATACCGCTGAAGACTATCAGCGATTACTAACAGGGCAAGTCGTAAACTGA
- a CDS encoding helix-turn-helix domain-containing protein, translated as MDANAHKSQGFVGCDGTKIENGNFKVQSVSNQWKTATPYIRRDFYKITLFTGIARLHYADTGILIDRPALVFSNPLVPYSWEPVSDTWTGNYCQFTEEFMNIHERSHQSFQDSPLFKIGGNPVCFLSAAQYATVEALFQKMIEEEATDYIHKHDVIKNYVNLVIHEALRVQPAEPVSRPTSAAVRITMSFMELLEKQFPIVHPSQTLSLKAAGDYAKSLAIHVNHLNHAVREVTGKATTVHIRERIIAEAKLLLRNTDWSIADIAYALGFDYPAYFNNFFKKQTGMTPRSAKLVTTGSN; from the coding sequence ATGGATGCCAACGCACACAAAAGTCAGGGATTTGTTGGATGTGACGGAACGAAGATAGAGAACGGGAACTTTAAGGTGCAATCTGTCAGTAATCAATGGAAAACCGCAACCCCATATATCCGCAGGGATTTTTATAAGATCACATTATTTACAGGGATCGCCCGGTTACATTATGCTGATACCGGCATATTGATCGACCGGCCTGCGCTGGTATTCTCTAATCCGCTGGTGCCTTACAGCTGGGAGCCTGTGTCCGATACCTGGACGGGCAACTACTGCCAGTTCACAGAGGAGTTTATGAATATTCATGAGCGTAGTCATCAGTCATTCCAGGATTCCCCGTTGTTTAAAATAGGTGGTAATCCGGTATGTTTCCTCTCGGCCGCGCAGTATGCCACCGTAGAAGCACTTTTCCAGAAGATGATAGAAGAGGAAGCGACGGATTATATACATAAACATGACGTGATCAAGAATTATGTTAATCTGGTGATCCATGAAGCATTGCGTGTACAGCCGGCGGAACCTGTCAGCAGGCCTACCAGCGCAGCCGTGCGTATAACGATGTCCTTTATGGAGCTGCTGGAGAAACAGTTTCCGATCGTCCATCCGTCGCAGACACTGTCGCTTAAAGCCGCCGGCGATTATGCAAAAAGTCTCGCTATTCATGTGAACCACCTGAACCATGCTGTCCGGGAGGTTACAGGAAAAGCCACTACGGTGCACATCAGGGAACGTATTATAGCAGAAGCGAAATTATTATTGAGAAATACAGACTGGAGTATCGCTGATATCGCGTATGCATTGGGGTTTGATTATCCGGCGTATTTCAATAACTTCTTTAAGAAGCAGACAGGGATGACACCCCGGTCTGCCAAACTGGTCACAACAGGGAGTAATTAG
- a CDS encoding DUF6965 family protein — protein sequence MKYADKEIQEMEEFFKTAVLPQTINLAPGVNITDVKAFVFSHLQIIRLRKGVTIFEPFYDRLVQVKEILSQAEQGAA from the coding sequence ATGAAATATGCCGATAAAGAGATCCAGGAGATGGAGGAATTTTTTAAAACAGCCGTATTACCACAAACAATAAATTTAGCCCCCGGGGTTAACATTACTGACGTGAAAGCCTTTGTTTTCAGTCATCTTCAGATTATCAGGCTAAGAAAAGGGGTCACAATTTTTGAACCTTTTTACGATCGTCTGGTACAGGTAAAAGAAATTTTATCACAGGCAGAACAGGGAGCCGCCTAA